A single region of the Salvelinus sp. IW2-2015 linkage group LG20, ASM291031v2, whole genome shotgun sequence genome encodes:
- the bcl2l12 gene encoding sporozoite surface protein 2, which translates to MSADALNPTSPNPSVMSTDALKPTSPNPSVMSTDALNPTSPNPSVMSTDALNPTSPNPSVMSTDALNPTSPNPSVMSTDALNPTSPNPSVSSISLVEIKADTRLVLKAFLRSALSNPSAERLGTVGGSYKDHNKYSAKESRKRPDNGWDSLDEAISSVEEKKHGLKDLIKRRLQPRPSNLPLRRSAKDSGADQTQNGGSLEKDGRPNRTNPGLPGFFRDQLEEDVRFPSMSDEEGNDPKQQKKAKKLKSQISSFFSIRKKPEKDKDKDETRLQRPSTLTIGVGPVPGAPVISPTHPPEFYEEVAETLDRIAQRSHSMKRPQRSSPRPSPATTPVKPPPEPDKEEMVRQLVQVLSMEGDAINYKIQSDPFLRSTLNRLSYPSFAKLLDTFASQEQATPSPLPPPSSSPTLRRVAVTMEVSRRVVTATGMQRMQGYAERYMENFAPWVKSHGGWESIVQLEEILECD; encoded by the exons ATGTCAGCTGATGCGCTCAACCCTACCTCTCCCAACCCCTCAGTGATGTCAACTGATGCGCTCAAACCTACCTCTCCCAACCCCTCAGTGATGTCAACTGATGCGCTCAACCCTACCTCTCCCAACCCCTCAGTGATGTCAACTGATGCGCTCAACCCTACCTCCCCCAACCCCTCAGTGATGTCAACTGATGCGCTCAATCCTACCTCTCCCAACCCCTCAGTGATGTCAACTGATGCGCTCAACCCTACCTCTCCCAACCCCTCTGTCTCGTCCATCTCTCTGGTTGAGATCAAGGCAGACACTCGTCTGGTGCTGAAAGCTTTCCTCCGCAGCGCACTCTCTAATCCTTCAGCCGAGCGACTTGGGACGGTGGGGGGAAGCTACAAAGACCACAACAAGTACAG TGCAAAGGAGTCTAGGAAGCGGCCGGACAATGGCTGGGACTCTCTGGATGAAGCAATCAGCTCAGTAGAGGAGAAGAAACACGGCTTGAAGGACCTCATTAAGAGACGACTGCAGCCACGGCCCTCCAACCTGCCCCTCCGTCGCTCAGCTAAAGACAGTGGTGCAGACCAGACACAAAATGGTGGCTCCTTGGAGAAGGACGGAAGACCAAACCGAACCAACCCAGGCCTGCCAGGCTTCTTCAGAGACCAACTCGAG GAAGACGTTAGGTTCCCCTCCATGTCAGATGAAGAAGGGAACGATCCGAAACAGCAGAAAAAGGCAAAGAAGTTGAAGAGCCAGATCTCCTCTTTCTTCAGCATAAGAAAGAAGCCAGAAAAGGATAAAGACAAGGATGAGACACGTCTTCAGAGGCCATCCACACTGACCATCGGCGTAGGGCCAGTACCCGGGGCGCCAGTCATCTCTCCCA CACACCCTCCTGAGTTCTATGAGGAGGTGGCTGAGACTCTGGACAGGATTGCTCAGCGGTCCCACAGTATGAAGAGACCCCAAAGGTCCAGCCCACGACCCAGCCCTGCTACCACCCCGGTCAAACCTCCCCCTG AACCTGACAAAGAAGAAATGGTGCGCCAGCTGGTCCAGGTACTGTCTATGGAAGGGGACGCCATCAACTACAAG ATCCAGTCGGACCCCTTCCTGCGCTCCACGCTGAACCGTCTCTCATACCCGTCCTTCGCCAAGCTCCTGGACACCTTCGCCAGCCAGGAACAGGCCACGCCCTCACCTCTGCCGCCTCCCTCCAGCAGCCCCACGCTGAGACGAGTGGCCGTCACCATGGAGGTCTCGCGGCGTGTCGTCACGGCGACAGGGATGCAGCGCATGCAGGGCTACGCAGAGCGCTATATGGAGAACTTTGCCCCCTGGGTGAAGAGCCATGGAGGATGG GAAAgtattgtccagttggaagagaTTTTGGAGTGCGACTGA
- the tspan4b gene encoding tetraspanin-4 isoform X2: MSASRRCLCCVKYLMFVFNLIFWLGGCGLFGVGVWLSFTQSEFSSLPLSFPSLSAANLLLVAGGVTMVTGFLGCLGALKEQRCLLMTFFVILLLLVLTEVTLTLVLHIFHKELDTKAQDELKEGMKNYMTDEGLKKSWDNVQKMPCYQKARQWLLDNILSVLVFGVCIGIVQILALIFSLLMYCQILRAEKYLD; the protein is encoded by the exons atgTCAGCCTCTCGGAGGTGCCTGTGCTGCGTGAAATACCTCATGTTCGTCTTCAACCTCATCTTCTGG CTGGGAGGGTGTGGCCTGTTTGGAGTGGGAGTGTGGCTATCATTCACCCAGTCCGAGTTCTCCTCCCTCCCGCTGTCTTTTCCCTCACTCTCCGCAGCAAACCTACTTCTGGTCGCTGGAGGCGTCACCATGGTGACAGGCTTCCTGGGTTGCCTTGGTGCCCTGAAGGAGCAGCGCTGCCTGCTGATGACG TTCTTTGTAATCCTTTTGCTCCTGGTGTTGACAGAGGTGACTCTAACCCTGGTCCTCCATATCTTTCACAAAGAG ctggacACGAAAGCGCAGGATGAGTTAAAGGAGGGGATGAAGAATTACATGACAGACGAAGGACTGAAGAAGTCATGGGACAATGTGCAGAAAATG ccGTGTTATCAGAAGGCCAGACAGTGGCTCCTGGACAACATCCTCTCTGTCCTGGTGTTTGGAGTCTGCATTGGTATTGTCCAG ATCCTGGCCCTGATTTTCTCCCTGCTGATGTACTGCCAGATCCTCCGTGCTGAGAAGTACCTGGACTGA
- the tspan4b gene encoding tetraspanin-4 isoform X1, with protein sequence MSASRRCLCCVKYLMFVFNLIFWLGGCGLFGVGVWLSFTQSEFSSLPLSFPSLSAANLLLVAGGVTMVTGFLGCLGALKEQRCLLMTFFVILLLLVLTEVTLTLVLHIFHKELDTKAQDELKEGMKNYMTDEGLKKSWDNVQKMFKCCGVTSKTDWYPVINGTLPVSCCSGGMDQCVERWIEPCYQKARQWLLDNILSVLVFGVCIGIVQILALIFSLLMYCQILRAEKYLD encoded by the exons atgTCAGCCTCTCGGAGGTGCCTGTGCTGCGTGAAATACCTCATGTTCGTCTTCAACCTCATCTTCTGG CTGGGAGGGTGTGGCCTGTTTGGAGTGGGAGTGTGGCTATCATTCACCCAGTCCGAGTTCTCCTCCCTCCCGCTGTCTTTTCCCTCACTCTCCGCAGCAAACCTACTTCTGGTCGCTGGAGGCGTCACCATGGTGACAGGCTTCCTGGGTTGCCTTGGTGCCCTGAAGGAGCAGCGCTGCCTGCTGATGACG TTCTTTGTAATCCTTTTGCTCCTGGTGTTGACAGAGGTGACTCTAACCCTGGTCCTCCATATCTTTCACAAAGAG ctggacACGAAAGCGCAGGATGAGTTAAAGGAGGGGATGAAGAATTACATGACAGACGAAGGACTGAAGAAGTCATGGGACAATGTGCAGAAAATG TTCAAGTGCTGCGGCGTCACCAGCAAAACAGATTGGTACCCCGTGATCAATGGAACGCTCCCCGTTTCCTGCTGCTCCGGTGGGATGGACCAATGTGTTGAAAGATGGATCGAG ccGTGTTATCAGAAGGCCAGACAGTGGCTCCTGGACAACATCCTCTCTGTCCTGGTGTTTGGAGTCTGCATTGGTATTGTCCAG ATCCTGGCCCTGATTTTCTCCCTGCTGATGTACTGCCAGATCCTCCGTGCTGAGAAGTACCTGGACTGA